In the Augochlora pura isolate Apur16 chromosome 7, APUR_v2.2.1, whole genome shotgun sequence genome, CCTACACTTGCATACTTTTCGTGCTCTCTAAGCTGGCTCAcacatccccaccattttactgcgcatCCAGCTTCACGCAAGTACTTGCGAATGTCCCATCATATTCTATGTATGGTCTTCACATGGATAGAAAACGTACTTACTTTGCCGTGCTTGCAGCCTCACTTCGCACATTCGTTGGGTTAGCACGCCATCTGAAGCACGTgtcgtgaaattttatttgtaaagaaactttaattttcaagtaaatgaaattgttgcgtCCAGTATTTGCGAAAGCTGTCCAATGTACTTTGAAGGAAATATGTTCCTTGGAAATGTTTTGACAAATTCACAAAATCTGGATAAGGTTATCATTGTAGTGGTTTGAGTCCAGCAATTAAAAGTTGTCAATGATATTCATGAATGTGGGGTTAAGTTTATGGAGgaatatacattttttgatAATGAGGAAAATGAGgaggagaaaaatatatactactaATTATATCAGAacatagaaaacaattttctaacgtAATAAAACATAGTTTAAAGAAAGATATGTAGATTGATAGGTTAATTTGCTGATATCTGGATAACGTCGCCGATAAACTTTTAATacttataaaatgaattgttttttatttttatttaataagttatttaCGCCTACTACTTTCTCATTCcttgttatttcttttatgtTTCACTGTTTTGCTATTAGTTCTAAAAATTCAACATGATATCACAATCTGCGCATGCGGATGGGCATATTGAATTTAGTTCGTACACGCTCACAGCTAGCATAGGTGGCAGTAGAAAAAATATCCCAAATCTTCTCTATAGAGTCAAGGCctcttatttttaatcggaagattttctttctcccatacattttatgcatttctttCGACCATAGAGAACGTATTTGTGCAAAAATTTAACCATACTAAAATTGTACTATACTAAAGCCGGAAGTCCTATGAGAAGTTTTTACGTCCACGTCTCCAAATTGAGCAAATCTGATAAACCATTTACTAACAGCGTTGCCACTTCATCAAACTGTGCAAAGTTGTATACGCATGCGCATTTGAATACATATTCAAAAAATCGGTTGTCAAAAACTGTTGTAGTTTCGCCTCTGTAAATATAATCTGCGTTACACAGCAGACATGGATAATTTTACGATGAACTGACCaatgtaaaatcattttccaatCAATAAACACATAGTGCTTACCGCATACTTTAACTCGAGGGTGTGAACTTATAGCGTAATTGTTATCGAGGTATGTACTACTTGTGAAACatctattttgtattttttattgtatatggaaatattttaaaacataaagatttgtatataatgatgtatataatattttttaaccagAATTCGTAAtgtagtattattaaattgttgaagGGATTAATTTTGCGGGATTCAGTGAATGTTCTTAAACAAAGGAAAAGATGTGTTATTTGTTTTGAGAGTGCTTCACGTGATCAGAGTACCAGTCGAGGTATTAGCTGTCAAAAAAATTTTCGCCACCGAGATACCAATGCTAATGATCTAATTAGTCGATCAATCGGACGTTTGTACTGGTAAAACGATCGATTTTGTCGTCGAATGATGACTACTGTAATTGACATACCTCCATCTTCCACAAAAAATACATCTGACGAAggtaagtaaataaatagacattcagatttaaaatatttaagcttCAGTTTTgcataaaactaaaaattaaaataatcacgCAATGTCACTTttctttctaataatttttactgaaaaCTTTTTAGGAATAAGTGTTTTGTTTTAAAAGTTTTAAGAGTGTTGTTTTTCGCTCCTATGAGAGATTGCagattaaatttgttaatagttaatattagaatagtctttctgtttcttgatttgaattatctttttttgaaaatatttatagaaatttatttttactgccactttttcctgaaatttacttattattttgaGTATTTCTAACTATTGTTGTAtacatttaacattttatagtaCCTCCTTCATATCAACACTCACCTTCACAAGATGGATCATGTACTTCAGCACCTCCGCCTCCAGGCTATTATCCAAGTGTAAATAGAACTAATAATCATAACTTTGTACTATCTTATGGTTCTACGCAATCAACTGCAGTCATTGTACCAGATATTATTGTAGTTGGTGAATGTCCTGCCTGTAGAGTGAGTAtgttactatatatatatatatactttatctaaaatttgaatatagtACAGAATTTTGTGTACATAATATATAGTTCTTTTGtcagatttattttacttggTAAAAgctataaattgttttgtaatgcTTCACAAAGTTTTTAATGCTATACTTTTAAACTATAGGTGGGTATAATGGAAGATGATTATTCATGCCTTGGACTGCTGTGTGCAATTTGTTTCTTCCCTATTGGGATAATTTGctgtttaatgttaaaaacaCGACGTTGTTCCAATTGCGGTGCTTACTTCAATTAATGTGTTatgatcaaaataatataataattgtaaggTTTAAAGCTAGGCATATTAATAAGTacacattgaaaataattttttatcaattttatgcaGCTACATAAATAGTCTGATACATACTTCATGGTAAGCCATGCAGCTCAACCAATGTTTATGCaagttaaattcattttaatgccaatgtaaattttactttttatagtTGTATGAAGATAGATATAACTAATCTTGATACACTTTCCACAGTgcattttaacaataacagtGAATTTAAAGAAGCGTTATATTTTTAGggcattattttaatgtattctataagaatgtaaaattgtaaatttatttgtaacattaCAGCCGGTAACGTGCGCATTCAATGCACAGTGAATGTAGAAAGATGTAAAGGTGTCTGACACAGAGTTCATTAAAACATCCATACAACCAGTTTACAACTTTTGTTAAAACACGTGTTAATACACAATTGAGATTGACACTTTTATCTTCCTGTAAAACTTAGTATTTTGTAGCAACGATTTTTGGTgcataatttgattttttagagTTTATATGAAGTGTTTGAATCTTAAGGGAATCCATTCTATTTTTTCCCTTATGCGAAAATGTAATCGGCGAAAAACCGTTGTATTTATAATGACGTGAATGTACGAATGCAAAATCTTAACGATAGTACATGTTAATTGCTCacattataatgtaaattattataaaaagaaacgtgGAATCGCTCTGCTACTGTAATACCCATGGGATTGATTGTATGTGGTATGCGCATGAAAGAAAAGATTTCATACTTCTGTATGTATGATGTTCGTCTCctattagtaaaatattcattaaagactatcaatttaaatttttcaatgtaataaGTTTTcaaaaactaatttaattttacactaAGCACTAAGTACTAAGTATGTTAATACAGAGACTTTATAGttgcgaaaattaattcttacgAACAATATGTAAAGACTGAAATTGGTATTAAAACTCGTTGAAGTTATCGACGTTTTATCGTGTTTTATTAAGTCTCTCTTACACTTTAATCGCTATTTTACTTTTTGAAAGTAATACgcaagaaataaacaaatttgcaGATTTATATACAACgtatgaaatgtttaaaagatgcttattattatattttgtatagcGTTATCGGGTATTTTTATACTGTTACCTACAATATGTGGATAAAGAATAGTCTTTCATTAAGAATTGACGTCAAAGACATATCTGCTTAGATAATCAGATTATGATAtgataaaactaataaaacatACGTTAAGGATTGCTAACGTTCAATGGAAAATATCTTAATTTCTATATGTAATTAACGAATATTAATCACTTACCTATAATCGATTGAATAGTCACTAAGAAAGTTTGATCCAAATAATCCGTGATAGCGTGTACGAGATACGTGCATGACATATTTCCACTTTTGCAATTCTGAACATGCATATGTATTTATGCATATATGCACCAAGTATTTTTCTCTTGTATGATTAACGACTGCATAATTACTATAAGATGCTAGATTATCTGCATGCCCATGATTTACaaacagtgaaataaaattaatacaaatgttcaatccaaaaatttattctgtagAAGATACTGTTAAAATACTCTTAAggtttcaatatttctatagaattttatttccattttactcGAGTAATTtccgataatttattaatttataattattaatatatattatattaatataataatttataattataatttattcaaaggaaactttgttttatttatgaaacaagCAGCTTTCGAATTGTGCTATTATTGTTACACCATGTATACATAGGTCAGAGAGGGTCAGTATTGAGGAAAATATTTGCTGTGTCCATATAATCGTTTTGCATAAATCATCAATAGGctgcatttaatttttaatcggtaCCATGTTCATATTAATTTGCTGTGCATATAAtacttctttaatttttctattattagaTACTTTCTACTCATAAATTCTGTCTACCTATTAGAAACTATTAAAGGTACATTTAAATGTTTAGACGTAATTAGATCTTCATTAGATTATCAGACGTGAAATAGATCTTGGTATTTCAGTTTGGTATTTGCACAGAAAGCTTTCAGTTTAGTAGCATTCAAGCATCTCAATTAAGCAAAATTGGAGTTGAGAAAAAAAGCAGGAAAGGGGAAACCAGTCGCGCACTATCTCTAAACAAACCGAAGGTAGTCAACACGCAACGATCTTGTCCTTGGTCCGCGGGCATTAATAAGTATAAAAGAAACTTGACGACCACCTCGGGACCAGACCATGGAAAGCCGCGGTGCATTAATCATGCCGGCGAATGAGGAAACTTCGGATCAGTTAGTGCCTCAGACAGCAGACAACGCTGTGGGAAAAGTGTCTATGAAGTCGGTGACCATCAATGGTTTGCAGAACAATTTTACTCTTTTATCTTTGGACAATGAAGATGAGGGTTGTCCAGGTTCCATTGATGAAGAGGATGTcacagaaaaatacaaatacagGAGTCTACCCATAAGGCAATTCCATGAGAAGTTCATGAGAACTTTTGTCGATCTGCTGCTGGAAGAAGCAATTTTTAAGGTAAGACAATTTTCTGAAGATTCATGTATTTAAAGTCCGATTTGTTTACCATATGCTttgattgtttttttttttctgaaacTAAAAGggatcaataatttatactttttattaagtCTTTTAGCTAGTCACAAATAAGGTAATTAAggtttatgtataaaatttacagtctatcgattattaataagttTCATAGATTTAATTGATTTGATATAAGTTGAGAAGCAGGAACAGCTGACCTTTATTGACTCAGTGTTCATGTGAGAGAATATTtcctattataaaaaagttcgatattttaaatgatattaagaatatttaaaataacaggAAAACTAATTGTTAATAGAACGTTTCTGACAAcatgaaaaaatgaataagaaCATATTCCTTTATAAGGAATTTTCATTATGTTTGTATAAATGTAATGCGacaaatttgcaaaataaaacaattaatgtatgtaaattatatattcacgTGTACATACATCATACGCCATTCATATTTAACGTTCATATAATTCTATCTCTGTTTCATCAAACATTGTATCAAATTATATGTGAACGTGGAATTTTGGACCAGCATTTACATTGCAATAAACAGGAGAGTAAGCCGAACTCTTGACATATATTTGTGAGACAGAATCTGTACGTTATCACATCATGCTAATGTCAGCAACCTCGAAGTGAATGGCCTTAAAGCAGAGCAATTTTTGCTTCATTCATTATCACGAaacaattctgaaataaaatacatcatTAACTTCAATCGATTACTCCGTATTCAGGTGTTAATTAGGATTTTGCCGGTTGCTTCAACGTTGATTATCATTTTCTGAATGTAAAACCACTTTTATATGGCGTTGCATAagcagtaaaatataaattacgatGCAAAACGTTTCGTGAAAAACGTCATTGATCGACGAGACACGTCGAGAGTCTGATTTTCCTTCCGTTTGTTTTCTGTGACTCAAACGTTCTTCATACAGATTTTTTCCTCACTAATTAATGACAGTCCGTCAATTCATGGACAAAGAATTACGCCGTAGATGAATGCGAGTAACTGCCGCAATCCGCAATTCGCCTAAGGCGAAACAGATAAAAGAGTGCGTCACTAAAAAGTACAGATAGATTTTCCTACTGACACTTTTGAAATCACTGTGGCACACTTACTTGAGGCTTCAGGATGCCAACAGAAATGCCAACGGAAATGgcattattcaataaatatttcgactgtaaatcattttatattttgtatgcacAATTCTAAAGgaaaatcatattattaatatgtgcacatatttaaacaattattaaagtaaaaagaataatttaatttttatggatatttaatttctatcaaaattgaaCAGTATCGGCGATGTTGTAAATCATGTATTTAATGCCGaaacaaaaagtattttatgtaaaagtgaaaatttattcaacaatgtAACATTTGCCAAGAACTTTACCGTAATAGTTTCTAAAGAtatatgttacaaaatttagtCCTGAATACAAGTTAGTTCTTCAGACTGAATAGTCTTAATGCCGTGTAAATGTTTGTTGAaggtcgaataaaaaaaattcgaaagcaTAACATTATACTTCAATGAAGCAGAACAGCCATGATCTCTTTTCTTTGGTGGAGTCCTTAATTGTGTTTGCTTCCTCCACTTATcttgaaatttctttcattcgttttatttGCACTAAAAGCATGATCTTCTAGCTCTAAAATGACCTTAACTTTTTATCATGCTGTAGTATTACCTTTCATAATCCTTTAGGGGACCTCAAGAAAAAATCGTGTGGTGGAATGGATGGAGCCAACGGCGCTCCATTCAACCATTGATCTAACGCTCTCTGATCAAGGATGCTCACACGAGAAGCTGCTTTTGTTGGCTCGCAACGTGATCAAGTATAGCGTGAAAACAGGTCATCCTCGGTTTGTGAACCAACTGTATTCCAGCGTAGACCCGTACGGTCTTCTCGGACAATGGCTGACAGACGCTCTAAATCCTTCGGTGTACACTTATGAAGTCTCACCAGTGTTCTCCTTGATGGAAGAAGAACTGTTGAAAGAGATGAGAAAGATAGTTGGTTGGAAGGACGGCAGAGGCGACGGTATATTCTGTCCAGGCGGCTCCATTGCCAATGGCTATGCCATTAATTTAGCTCGTTATTACAGGTACTAACTATGATACCTATCTCTAACACGtgatattcatttttcacattAATCGAGTGATTATTCCTAGGTTTCCACAATTAAAAGAACTGGGAATGTCCAGTGCTGGCAGACTGATAGTTTTCACTTCGCAGGATGCTCACTATTCAGTTAAGAAACTCAGTGCATTCTTGGGAATAGGAAACAGCAATGTCTATGAAGTGAAGACAAACTCCAATGGCAAGATGTCTATCACAGATCTGAAGGCTCAGATCAATCAAGTCATCAGTGAAGGTTCTACTCCTTTGATGGTCTCTGCTACAGCTGGAACAACTGTCCTGGGAGCTTACGATCCTCTGAGAGAAATAGCAGAAATCTGCAAGAAGCATAATATGTGGTTTCATGTAGATGCAGCTTGGGGTGGAGGAGCACTCATGTCTAAGACTTACAGACACCGTTTGGATGGTATTGAGCTGGCAGATTCTATTACTTGGAATCCTCATAAGTTGCTTGCTGCACCACAACAGTGTTCAACACTGCTATTACGCCATCAAGGACTCTTGCAGGCTGCACATGGCTCCAAAGCCAGTTATCTCTTTCAGCCAGATAAGTTCTATGATACTTCTTATGACAATGGCGACAAACATGTGCAGTGTGGTCGAAGGGCAGATGTACTGAAATTCTGGTTCATGTGGAAGGCAAAGGGCACTCAAGGATTGCAGAAGCACGTGGATCGCGTATTCGAGTTAGCTCAGTATTTTACAGATTACGTGAAACAGAGAGAGGGCTTCAAACTGCTGCTTGAGCCCGAGTGCACTAACGTCTGCTTCTGGTACGTGCCAGTTTCGAAACGTCACTTGAAGGGTGAAGAGTTGTCGAAGGCTCTTCAAAAAATTGGGCCGACGGTGAAGGAACGTATGGTTAAGAAGGGATCGATGCTGATCACTTATCAACCGTTGAGAGAATTGCCTAACTTCTTCAGGCTCGTCCTGCAGAATTCTGGACTGACGAAAACAGACATGAGATTTTTCGCC is a window encoding:
- the Black gene encoding glutamate decarboxylase-like protein black; this encodes MESRGALIMPANEETSDQLVPQTADNAVGKVSMKSVTINGLQNNFTLLSLDNEDEGCPGSIDEEDVTEKYKYRSLPIRQFHEKFMRTFVDLLLEEAIFKGTSRKNRVVEWMEPTALHSTIDLTLSDQGCSHEKLLLLARNVIKYSVKTGHPRFVNQLYSSVDPYGLLGQWLTDALNPSVYTYEVSPVFSLMEEELLKEMRKIVGWKDGRGDGIFCPGGSIANGYAINLARYYRFPQLKELGMSSAGRLIVFTSQDAHYSVKKLSAFLGIGNSNVYEVKTNSNGKMSITDLKAQINQVISEGSTPLMVSATAGTTVLGAYDPLREIAEICKKHNMWFHVDAAWGGGALMSKTYRHRLDGIELADSITWNPHKLLAAPQQCSTLLLRHQGLLQAAHGSKASYLFQPDKFYDTSYDNGDKHVQCGRRADVLKFWFMWKAKGTQGLQKHVDRVFELAQYFTDYVKQREGFKLLLEPECTNVCFWYVPVSKRHLKGEELSKALQKIGPTVKERMVKKGSMLITYQPLRELPNFFRLVLQNSGLTKTDMRFFAEEIERLASDL
- the LOC144473153 gene encoding membrane protein BRI3; its protein translation is MMTTVIDIPPSSTKNTSDEVPPSYQHSPSQDGSCTSAPPPPGYYPSVNRTNNHNFVLSYGSTQSTAVIVPDIIVVGECPACRVGIMEDDYSCLGLLCAICFFPIGIICCLMLKTRRCSNCGAYFN